The genomic region ACCGCTGGTGTACCAGTTGTTCCGCCAGGAGCACCGCTGGGTAGCTATGTATGGATGAGATAAACGCTGAAAGCATCTAAGTGTGAAACTCGCCTCGAGATGAGATTTCCCATTCTTAGGAAGTAAGACCCCTCAAAGAAGATGAGGTAGATAGGCTAGAAGTGGAAGTACAGTGATGTATGGAGCGGACTAGTACTAATGGTTCGAGGACTTAACCAAGGAGTCAGAGTAAGGTTCAAGGAAGAAAAGAAGAAGAGTCGTTGTTATTTAGTTTTGAGTGTAAAAGCTCAAGGGTGTCGTGTTGATGGCATAGAGGAACCACCTGTTTCCATCTCGAACACAGAAGTTAAGCTCTATAGCGCCAAAAGTAGTGGCCGGATCGCTGGCTGCGAGGATAGGACGACGCGATGCCGTACATAGGAGAAGAGACAGAAAGACTTTGGAGAGGTGTCCGAGTCAGGCTGAAGGAGCACGGTTGGAAACCGTGTAAGCGACGAAAGTTGCTTCGAGGGTTCGAATCCCTTTCTCTCCATATGGACGCTTAGCTCAGCTGGGAGAGCACCTGCCTTACAAGCAGGGGGTCACAGGTTCGATCCCTGTAGCGTCCATTTTGACTAAAGGCAGTCAAAAAACGCCACGTCGGGATAAGAAGCCAAGCGCAGCTGCCGACTTAGCTCAGCTGGTAGAGCACCGCTCTTGTAAAGCGGGGGTCGAAGGTTCGAATCCTTTAGTCGGCATAATCATGCGGAAGTAGTTCAGTGGTAGAACATCACCTTGCCATGGTGGGGGTCGCGGGTTCGAATCCCGTCTTCCGCTTGTATGCCGGCGTGGCGGAATAGGCAGACGCACAGGACTTAAAATCCTGCGATGGAGACATCGTACCGGTTCGATCCCGGTCGCCGGCATATATGCACCTATAGCGCAACTGGATAGAGCGTCTGACTACGAATCAGGAGGTTGCAGGTTCGACTCCTGCTAGGTGCATGGGCCCGTATGGGTCAAGATAGGCAAGCAGTAAGAGACGGGACGTAGCTCAGCTTGGTAGAGCACCTGGTTTGGGACCAGGGGGTCGCAGGTTCGAATCCTGTCGTCCCGATGACTGAGTAGACATCAGTTAAGAGGATCGCGGTGTAGCTCAGCTGGCTAGAGCGTTCGGTTCATACCCGAGAGGTCGAGGGTTCGATTCCCCCCGCCGCGATAGACTCGAAGCGGGACCATTAGCTCAGCTGGTTAGAGCAGACGGCTCATAACCGTCCGGTCGTTGGTTCGAGTCCAACATGGTCCATGGGGCCAGGAATAATGGAGAATTACCCAAGTCTGGCTGAAGGGAACGGTCTTGAAAACCGTCAGGTCGCGAAAGCGGCGCGGGGGTTCGAATCCCCCATTCTCCTTTAAGGCGAAGCCTTTTAATATTATCGCGGGATGGAGCAGTTCGGTAGCTCGTCGGGCCCATAACCCGAAGGTCGTAGGTTCAAATCCTACTCCCGCAATTGGTCGCATGGTCTAGCTGGTTAGGACGCCTGCCTGTCACGCAGGAGATCGCGGGTTCGAGCCCCGCTGTGACCGTTTCTGTTGGAAGCAATAGAATGGCTCGGTAGCTCAGTTGGTAGAGCAATGCATTGAAGCTGCATGTGTCGGCGGTTCGATTCCGTCCCGCGCCATGGAGGGTAAAAGCCCTTAAAGCAAGATGCGAATGTAGTTCAATGGTAGAATTCCAGCCTTCCAAGCTGGCTATGCGGGTTCGATTCCCGTCATTCGCTTTGGTCAAAGACCAAGGAGGGGCCATTAGCTCAGCTGGTTAGAGCGCTGTGTTGATAACGCAGAGGTCCCAGGTTCGAGTCCTGGATGGCCCATCTCAAGAGGAACACGTTAGTGTCCCTCTTTTTTGTACCAATTTTTACTTTTAGATTTCGTTGAAGTCTTAGTAGTCCTTAGAGAGGGAGAATGACATGAAGGGCACATTGGTTCTGGCAACAGTAGTAGGACTAACGCCAGCTGCCTGGTTGATTTGGGGGATTTTTGATCCGCTGAGTACCAAGCAGTATATATCAGCTACACTCTTGAATGTGCCGGCCCTATTAAATGCTGGATTTACCTGGGGACGCTACTTTCGGGACGACAAAATTTTTAAACTAGCCAAGGAAGCCGATGATTTAGAGGCTGAGTTGCAATCATTTAAAAATCAGGATTGATTCTTGCCTTTCTAGAGGGCATAGCATAAAATGAAGACAGGAACTTGTCATAAGTAGGCAACTCAGAAAGCTACCGGTTGATGCGAGGTAGTGGCTGAAACTCCAACAAGTCACAGTTAACAGGTAATGCTGTTCGGTAGTCACCGTTATCGATGAATGAGTGCTGTACATTTGTACAGAAACTGGGTGGTACCACGGAATCGCGTTTTTCGTCCCTTGTCTTTTGACAAGGACGGGAAACGTTTTTATTTGCACTCAAACTAAAAAGGGAGAGAAACCAATATGTTAGACATGAAATATTTGCGCAAGAACACTGACGAGGCCAAGCGCCGCTTGCAGGACCGAGGTGTGGAACCGGCTCAGCTCGATGAGCTCTTACAGTTGGATGAAGAGCGCCGACACTTAATTACCGAAGTTGAGAATTTGAAGGCCGAGCGTAACGAGGTTTCAGATAAAATTGCCTTTGCTAAGCGGCAAAAAGAGGATGCCAGCCAAGCCATTGCCCAGATGCAAAAGGTCGGCGCGCAGATTAAGGAATTGGATGCCAAGCAGGCCGAAAAGGACGCCCAGGTCCAAGAATTAGCGGCGCACCTGCCTAACCTGGCTGCCCCAGAAGTACCAGTGGGACCAGATGAGTCGGCCAACGTGGAGCAGCGTAAGTGGGCACCGGCCGACTACGAAAACCGGCCTCATGCCTTAGAAAAGCAGCCGGACTGGATTAAGGCCCACTATGACATTGGTGAAGACCTGGGTATTTTGGACTTTGAGCGCGGTGCCAAGGTTTCGGGGGCCCGTTTCCTTTACTACGTTGGTGATGGGGCCCGGTTGGAGCGTGCAGTTTACAACTTCATGCTCGACCAGCACCACGAAGAAGGCTACACCGAGATGATTACGCCCATCGTGGTGAATGACTCGGCCATGTTTGGAACCGGCCAGTACCCAAAGTTTAAGGACGACGCCTACCGGGTAGAAGGCCTGGATCAGACCTACATCCCAACCGCCGAAGTGCCTTTGACCAATTACTACTCGGGTGAAACTATTCCAGCCGAAGATTTGCCAATCAAAATGACGGCCTTGTCACCTTCTTTCCGAAAGGAAGCCGGTGCGGCTGGACGTGATACCCGTGGTTTGATTCGCCTACACCAGTTCAACAAGGTGGAAATGGTGAAGTTTACTAAGCCCGACCAGTCCTATGATGAGCTGGAAAAGATGACGGTTGATGCCGAAAACATCCTGCAGAAGTTGGAACTGCCCTACCACGTGATTATGCTGTCAACCGGGGACATGGGCTTCTCAGCTGCTAAGACCTATGATGTTGAGGTTTGGCTGCCAGCCCAAAAGGTTTACCGTGAGATTTCTTCGGTATCTAATACCGAAGACTTCCAGGCCCGGCGGATGCACATTACCTATCGGGACGAAAACGGTAAGTTGCAGCTGGTTAACACCTTGAATGGTTCTGGTTTGGCAGTGGGCCGGACCGTGGCAGCCATTCTGGAAAACTATCAAAATGAAGATGGTTCCGTGACGGTGCCAACGGTCTTGCGGCCATATCTCGGCGGCCAGGAAAAGTTGCAGCCAACCGCCCACCATTAATGCCAAGTTAGGCTTGAAATCTATATTTTTCAGGCCTTTTTTGCTATAATGTTGTGTAGTTTACTGAAAATTTTAATGAATGAAACATCAAAGGGGGTGCCCCACCATCGTGGTGGTGGCCTTACACATACATGGCTAATCCAGTTCGTAATTTAGTTGAAAATTCTAAGCGACAATTGAAAAAGGTCGGCAAGATTGCTGACCAAGTTGAAAGTTATGCTGATTCGATGTCAGTGATGTCAGACGAAGCCCTCCAGGCCAAGACTGACGAATTTAAAAACCAAATTAAAGAAGCCACTGATGGCATTACTGACGAGCAGGAAAAGAACCGCAAGATTGCCAAGGTTTTGGATAAGATTTTGCCAGAAGCCTTTGCCGTAGCCCGGGAAGGGGCAAAGCGGGTCTTGGGTCTGTATCCCTTCCGCGTTCAAATCATGGGTGCGGCCGTCTTAAACGGTGGTAACTTAGCTGAAATGAAGACCGGTGAAGGAAAGACTTTGACGGCCACCATGGCAGTTTACCTGAATGCCCTAGCGGGCCAGGGGGTCCACGTGGTGACGGTCAACGATTACCTGTCTAAACGAGATGCTGAGCAGATGGGTCAACTCTATAACTGGTTGGGTCTGTCAGTTGGTGTCAATGTTGGTGATGCCTCTCCGGAAGAGAAGCGGGCTGCTTACGACGCCGATATTACCTATTCAACCAACTTCAACATTGGCTTTGACTACCTGCGTGATAACATGGTTAGCCGGGCTGAAGACCGCGTCATGCAGCGCGGCCTGAACTTCGCCCTGATTGATGAGGCGGATTCAATCTTGATTGATACGGCCCGGACGCCGTTGATCATTTCTGGTCCTGGTTCAGGAATTTCCCAGTTATATGATCGGGCCGACCGTTTCGTGAAGACCCTGGCCCGTGACCAGGACTATAAGGTCGATGAAGAGAGTAAGAACACGGCCTTGACCAGCGAAGGTATCAAGAGTGCCGAAGTATTCTTCAACTTGGACAACCTTTATGATGCCAATAACACGGCCCTGACCCACCATATTGACCAGGCCCTGCGGGCCAACTTCAACTACTTGAAGGATAAGGATTACGTGGTCCAAGACGGCGAGATTAAGTTGATTGACCAGTCTACTGGCCGTATTTCAGAAGGAACCCGTCTGTCGGATGGCTTGCACCAAGCCATCGAAGCCAAGGAAGGCGTGGAAATCCAAGAAGAAAACAAGTCGATGGCCCAGATTACCTACCAGAACCTGTTCCGGATGTACCGTAAGTTGTCTGGTATGACTGGTACGGCCAAGACTGAAGAAGAAGAGCTCCGCGAAATCTACAACATGGAAGTCGTGGAGATTCCGACTAACCGGCCAATCCAGCGTGAGGATTATCCAGACCTGCTTTACCCATCCTTGGAGGCCAAGTTTAAGGCCGTGGTTAATTTGGTCGATGAGTTGCACCGTAAGGGACAGCCAATCTTGCTTGGTACTGGCTCGGTTGAATCATCTGAACTGGTTTCAAAGCTGTTAACGGCGCACAACATTCCCCATAATGTTTTGAACGCCAAGAACAACGCCAAGGAAGCCGAAATCATTGCCAACGCTGGTCAGCGTGGTGCCGTTACGGTTGCCACCAACATGGCCGGTCGTGGAACCGATATTAAGTTGGGACCGGGCGTTGATGAACTTGGTGGTCTGGCTGTGATTGCCACTGAGCGTCACGAGTCACGCCGGATTGATAACCAGCTGCGTGGTCGTGCCGGTCGTCAGGGAGACCACGGTTTCTCCCAGTTCTTCCTGTCCTTGCAGGATGACTTGATGATTCGTTTCGGTGCGGAGCGTGTTCGTTTGCTCTTGCAGCGGATGAACCTAGATGATGATGACACGGTCATCACTCACCGTTGGATTACCCGTTCGGTTGAATCGGCCCAGAAGCGGGTCGAAGGAAACAACTACGATACTCGTAAGAACGTCTTGCAGTACGATGATGTTGTCCGCGAGCAACGTGAGTTGATTTACCGCGAACGTGACCAGGTCTTGGATGCCAAGGATTCCTTGGATGACATCCTGATGGCCATGGTTCATCGGACCATCGACCGGGTGGTGGATGCCCAGACTAAGAGTAAGGATCCAGCTGACTGGAACCTGGATGAAATTAGTAACTTCATCAGTAACGCCCTGGCCAGTGATAACAAGGCTGGCATGGTGCGCTTACAAAACCTTTCCCGCGAAGAGATTAAGGACAAGTTGTACGACATTGCCCAGGAAAACTTTGAGGAAAAGAAGAAGGATCTCTACGAAGAGAACCAGATGTTGGCCTTTGAGCGGATTGTTATCCTGCGTTCGGTTGACCAGCACTGGACTGACCACATTGATGCCCTGGACCGGCTCCGTCAAGGAGTGGGCCTGCGTGGTTATGGTCAGTTGAATCCTTTGATTGAGTACCAAAACGAGGCATTTGCCAACTTTAATAAAATGATTGCTGACATTGAATATGACACGACTCGGACCTTTATGAAGGCTGAGATTCGTCATAACTTGTCTGCTTAAAGTTGAGCGAACTGAAAAGTTCGCTTTTCTAGTGAGGAAGAAACCAGATGGAATTAGTCGAAGCCCGGCACGCCATTGATGAGATGCAGGAAAACATTGAACACTTCCGTGGTTCTTTGGACCTGGATGCGCTCACCGAAGAAATTGCCGACTATGAAAACCAGATGACTGAGCCGGCCTTTTGGGATGACCATGAGAAGGCTCAGGAGGTCATTGAGGCCAACAACGTTCTAAAAAAGCGGCGGGATTCCTTCTTAAACCTGGTTAGTCAGGTTGAAGATTTGGATGTCGCTTACGAAATGTTGAGTGAAGACCCTGACGATGCTGACATGGCGGCTGAACTGGAAGAAGGGGTGGCCAAGGCTAAGAAGGATATTGAGGCCTACAACCTGGAGCAACTGTTGACCGGGGAGTACGATGCCAACAATGCCATCTTGGAAATCCACCCTGGTTCCGGTGGGACGGAGTCAACCGACTGGGGGGCTAACTTGTACCGGATGTATACCCGCTGGGCTCAGCAGCACGATTTTGCAGTTGAGGTTTTGGACTACCATGCCGGGGATGAGGCTGGGATTGACTCGGCTACGATTAAGATTAATGGGCACAACGCCTATGGTTTCTTGCGCAGTGAAAAGGGTGTCCACCGCTTCGTCCGGATTTCGCCCTTTGACAGTGCTGGTCGCCGCCACACCAGTTTCGTCAGTGTTGATGTCATGCCTGAACTGGATGACTCCATCGAGGTCGAAGTCCGGGATGATGACATTAAGATGGATGTCTTTCGTTCCGGTGGAGCCGGCGGACAAAACGTCAACAAGGTTTCAACCGGTGTCCGGCTGACCCACGAACCCACTGGGATTGTTGTGTCTTCAACGGTTGAACGAACCCAGTATGGTAACCGTGACTATGCCATGCGCCTATTGAAGGCCAAGCTTTATCAGCGTGAATTAGAGAAAAAGGAAGCTGAACGAGCTGCCATCAGTGGTGAGAAGATGGAGAACGGCTGGGGCTCCCAGATTCGTTCCTATGTCATGCACCCTTACCAGATGGTCAAGGACCACCGGACTGGTTATGAAACTAACCAGCCCCAAGATGTTTTAGATGGGGATTTGGATCCCTTTATTAATGCCTATTTGCAGTGGCAGCTATCATTGAAAAATCCTGACTAAAAAAGTCGAAACGAAAGTTTCGACTTTTTATCATTATTTTATAATTTTTCTAAAATAGCGTATAATAGACACCAACAATTAAGTCTATCTGCCCGACTTTTAAAGGAGGCAATTATGGAAAATAACTTTACCACTAGCGCACAAAACGTATTGGTTTTAGCGCAGGAACAAGCAAAGTATTTTAAGCACCAAGCGGTTGGCACGGAGCACTTGCTGCTAGCCCTGGCGATTGAGAAAAACGGGGTTGCGAGCAAAGTCTTAAGTCAGTTTGACGTGCAACCAGAAGACATTCGTGAAGAGATTGAACACTTCACCGGCTATGGCCGGACGGAACACTACGAGCGTGGCACTTACCTGCCATACTCACCCAAGGCGTCTGAAATTTTGCGCCTAGCCGAAGAGCAGGCCCGGGTCCTAGCCCAGCCCCAGGTTGGTACGGAACATATCCTGCTTGCCCTGTTACAAGACACTAGTATTCTGTCTTCGCGAATCCTGCTTTCCTTGGATGTTAATCTGAAGGAAATGAACCGGGTAATTCTGCGTAAGCTTGGGGTGACTGACCTGCGCCGGCAAATGAAGCAGCAGCGCGAAAAGGCTGAATCTCAGGGAACACCAACCCTAGACAAGCTTTCCCGTGACCTGACTGAAATGGCCCGCAAAGACGAGCTTGATCCAGTGATTGGCCGTGACGAAGAAGTTCGGCGGGTTATTCAGGTCCTGTCACGCCGTACGAAGAACAACCCAGTCTTAGTTGGGGAGCCCGGTGTTGGTAAGACGGCCATCGCCGAAGGTCTGGCCCAAAAGATTGTGGCTGGTCAGGTACCAGATAACCTCAGTCACAAGCGCCTGATGGCCCTGGACATGGGTTCCTTGGTGGCTGGTACGAAGTACCGTGGTGAATTCGAAAACCGCTTAAAGAACGTGATTGAAGAAATTCACCAGGACGGCCAGGTCATCCTCTTCATCGATGAGTTGCACACCCTGATTGGGGCTGGTGGTGCCGAAGGTGCCATTGATGCCGCTAACATTCTAAAGCCCGCCCTGGCCCGTGGTGAACTGCAACTGCTCGGGGCAACGACCTTTGATGAATACCAGCAGTACATCGAATCCGATGCAGCTCTGGAGCGTCGTTTTGCCCCAGTTACGGTTGACGAACCCAGCGTGGACGAGGCGATTGAGATTTTGAACGGCCTGCGGCCAAAGTTCGAAAAGTTCCACGAGGTAGCGATTGATGAAGCGGCCGTTGAAGCCGCCGTTAAGCTATCTTCGCGCTACGTTTCTGGCCGCTTCCTGCCGGATAAGGCCATTGATTTAATGGATGAGGCGGCGGCGAAGGTACGGATTGACGCTGTTGAAAAGGGCACGCCGCTCTTTAAGAACCGGCAGCGCTTAAGCGAAGTTCAGCGCGAAAAGGACGAGGCCATCACGGACTTGGACTTTGAAAAGGCTGCTGAATTACGCCAGACCGAAATGGCCCTGCGCAAGAAGATTGAGCGGGCCGAATCCCGTCAGCAAAAGAACAATACCTCTGACTACCAGCTCAAGGTTGGCGAAGAGAACATTGCTGAAATCGTTTCCCAGCAAACCGGTGTTCCGCTGACCCAGCTTGAAAAGAGTGAGCAGCAACACCTGGTTAACTTGGAAAAGGTCCTGGGTAAGCGCGTGATTGGACAGGCCGAGGCGGTTGGTGCCGTAGCGAAAGCCATCCGGCGGGCTCGTTCTGGTCTGAAGGATCCTTCTCGTCCGATCGGAACCTTCATGTTCCTTGGCCCAACTGGGGTTGGAAAGACTGAGCTGGCCAAGGCCTTAGCTGAGTCGATGTTTGGTAGTCAGGACAACCTAATTCGGGTGGACATGTCTGAGTACCAGGAGCGCTGGTCAGCCAGCCGGCTGATTGGTTCAGCACCTGGGTACGTGGGCTATGACGAAGGTGGTCAGTTAACTGAGCAGGTTCGTAACCACCCTTACTCAGTCATCCTGCTCGATGAGGTTGAAAAGGCTCACCGGGACATCTTTAACCTGATGCTTCAGGTCTTTGATGATGGTTTCCTAACCGACTCCAAGGGTCGCAAGGTTGATTTCCGTAACACCATCATTATCATGACTTCTAACCTCGGGGCTACCCGCCTGCGTGACGAGAAGTCGGTTGGCTTTGGGGCTGTTGACCTCAGCCAAGATAATGAGGCCGCTGCGGCTAAGATTCGTGAAACTTTGAAGGAAAGCTTCCGGCCCGAGTTCATTAACCGGCTGGATGAAGTTATCGTCTTTGATCCACTAAACAAGGATGAGCTCCACCAGATTGTTAAGTTAATGAGTAAGGACGTCTTGAAGCGGGTTGCCGAGCAGGGCGTTAAGGTTAAGATTACCCCGGCCGCCATTGATGCCATCGCTGATGCTGGCTTTGATCCAGAGTACGGTGCCCGGCCTATCCGGCGGGTTCTGCAATCTCAGGTTGAAGACAAGCTCAGTGAAGCCCTTCTTTCTGGCCAGGTAACGACCGAAGACACGGTTACAATCGGTGCTAAGAACGGCGAAATTAAGTTGAATATCAAGCCAATGGTGAAGGTATAAGCTTTACTAATTAGCCAGGTCAGCAGCTGCTGACCTGGCTTTTTATTTACCGAATTAGACAGATTGCAACTAACCAGCCCAGGCTAAGGAAGGGAATGAAGGGCAGGCGGCCCTGTCGACCAAGGGCATAGCAAATCAGGGCCGACGAACAGGCGATGAGGAGCGCTAAGGACCAGGTTAAGGGACTGAGCTGGCTGGCTAAGAGAATTAAGATGGGGCCATCGCCGCTGCCCAGGGTCTTTTGGGCGATAATCAGCCACAGGCTTAAGGCGAGGGTGAAAGCAACTAGGGGCCAGGAAATCACGGTAATTGGCCAGATGAAACTAATGATAATCAAGGGGATGACTAACAGGACGTGGGCGGTTAAGGTCTGATAGTCTTCAACTGAAAGAGCCAGCAGGGCTAGGGCGGTCGCTAGGACTAAGGGCTGGCCAGCCTCAATCACAAAGAAACAGCCCATCCCAAATTCCGCTAAGGGATAGGCCCAGCCATAAGGGGCTTGGCAGTAGCGACAGCGGGCCCGCAGTAAGCAGCCAGAAACCACCGGGATTAGGTCTAAGAAAGTTAGGGGATGCTGGCAGTTACCACAGACTGAACGTCGGGTCCACCAGGAGGAGTTGCCATTGCGGTCAGCCCAGCACATGACTGCCGAAGCCAAGACTGAACCGAGGATAAATTGTAGGAAGAAAAGTCCCATGTTTAATTAGACGAAGCCGGTCTCATTTTGTTGTGGAAAAAGGCTAATTTTACCGCTTGACATTAACCGGGAATTTGTTAATATATTGGACGTGCTTTTAAGGATTCTGCCACTTAGACCGGCTGACCGGTCACAAATGGCGCTGTAAAGGCAAATACCAGCAAAGAATTCCGGGGCATTTTTGTTTACGGATAAAAATGACACACCTGGAACTGTGTTAAAACATATAGAAGGAGACTCGTAGGATGCCTACAATCAACCAATTGGTTCGTAAGTCACGTAAGTCACAGGCTACTAAGTCCAACTCACCAGCCTTGAATTACAGCTACAACTCAATGAAGAAGAAAGAAACGAAGAACGTTGCCCCACAGAAGCGTGGCGTTGCCACCCGTGTGGGTACCATGACCCCTAAGAAGCCTAACTCGGCTTTGCGGAAGTATGCCCGTGTGCGTTTGTCAAACTTGTACGAAGTAACGGCCTACATCCCAGGAATCGGTCACAACTTGCAGGAACACTCGGTCGTTTTGATCCGTGGTGGTCGTGTTAAGGACTTGCCTGGTGTTCGTTACCACGTTATTCGCGGTGCCCTAGATACTGCCGGTGTTGAAGGTCGGATGACTTCACGCTCAAAGTACGGTACCAAGGCCCCTAAGAAGTAATAAGGAGAAACTGACTCATGCCACGTAAAGGTTATACTAAGCGTCAGGAAGTTTTGCCTGACCCAATTTACAATTCAAAGTTAGTTTCACGCTTGATCAACAAGTTGATGATTGATGGTAAGCGCGGAACTGCATCAACTATCTTGTATGATGCTTTTGACCGTATCAAGGAAAACACTGGTAATGATCCACTGGAAGTTTTCCAACAGGCCATGGAAAACATCATGCCAGTTTTGGAAGTTAAGGCCCGCCGTGTTGGTGGATCTAACTACCAGGTGCCAATCGAAGTTCGTCCTGACCGTCGGACTACTTTGGGACTGCGTTGGTTGGTTAACTATGCCCGCCTGCGTAACGAGCACACGATGGACGAGCGGTTGGCCAAGGAAATTATTGACGCCGCTAACGACACTGGTGCCTCAGTAAAGAAGCGTGAAGACACGCACAAGATGGCCGAAGCCAACCGGGCCTTTGCGCACTACCGTTGGTAAGCTAGTCGGTCTGACTATAAGAATTACAAAAAAGCGAACCAGTTTTAGGTCGCTTTTTGCTGCAAGTAGAACAAATCAGGAGATAAGACATAATGGCAAAGCGTGAATACCCGCTTGACCGTACTCGTAATATTGGTATCATGGCCCACATCGATGCCGGTAAGACGACCACTACGGAACGTATCTTGTACTATACCGGTAAGATCCACAAGCTTGGTGAAACCCACGATGGGGCTTCCCAAATGGATTTCATGGATCAGGAAAAGGAACGTGGAATCACGATTCAGTCAGCCGCTACGACTGCGGTTTGGCGTGGATTCTTCGACCAGTACGAGAACGCTCCTTACCGTGTTAACATCATCGATACCCCAGGTCACGTGGACTTTACCATTGAAGTTGAGCGTGCCTTGCGTGTCTTGGATGGTGCCGTAGCTGTCTTGGATGGTGCCGCTGGGGTTGAGCCCCAAACCGAAACGGTTTGGCACCAGGCCACTACTTATAACGTTCCCCGGATTGTCTTTGTTAACAAGATGGATAAGCTGGGTGCGGACTTTGAAATGTCAGTTAACTCAATTCACGACCGTCTGCAGGTTAACGCCGAAGCCATCCAGTGGCCAATCGGTGCTGAAGATGATTTCGAAGCCGTGATTGACCTGGTTGGCCAGAAGGCTTACTACCCAACTGATGAACTTGGTTCAAAGTGGGAACCACGTGAAATTCCTGACGATTACAAGGAAATCGTTAAGACTAAGCGCGAAACTTTGATTGAAGCGGTTGCTGATGTTGATGATGACTTGATGGAAATGTACTTGGATGGCCAAGACATCTCAATCGATGATTTGAAGGCTGCTATTCGTCGCGCAACTTTGAACTTGGAATTCTACCCTGTTCTGGCTGGTTCAGCCTATAAGGATAAGGGTGTCCAGATGATGTTGGATGCCGTGGTTGATTACCTGCCAAGTCCTTTGGAAGTGCGTCCTTACGTGGCCACTGATCCAAACACTGGTGAAGAAGTTGACCTGGTTGCCGATGACTCAAAGCCATTCGCAGCTCTGGCCTTCAAGATTATGACCGATCCCTTCGTTGGTCGTTTGACCTTCATGCGGGTTTATACCGGAACTTTGAAGTCTGGTTCATACGTGCAAAACACTTCATCTGACCACCGTGAGCGTGTTGGTCGTTTGCTGCAAATGCACGCCACTTCCCGGACTGAAATCGAAGAGGTCTTCTCTGGTGATATCGCCGCTGCCATCGGTTTGAAG from Leuconostocaceae bacterium ESL0723 harbors:
- the rpsG gene encoding 30S ribosomal protein S7, producing MPRKGYTKRQEVLPDPIYNSKLVSRLINKLMIDGKRGTASTILYDAFDRIKENTGNDPLEVFQQAMENIMPVLEVKARRVGGSNYQVPIEVRPDRRTTLGLRWLVNYARLRNEHTMDERLAKEIIDAANDTGASVKKREDTHKMAEANRAFAHYRW
- the fusA gene encoding elongation factor G gives rise to the protein MAKREYPLDRTRNIGIMAHIDAGKTTTTERILYYTGKIHKLGETHDGASQMDFMDQEKERGITIQSAATTAVWRGFFDQYENAPYRVNIIDTPGHVDFTIEVERALRVLDGAVAVLDGAAGVEPQTETVWHQATTYNVPRIVFVNKMDKLGADFEMSVNSIHDRLQVNAEAIQWPIGAEDDFEAVIDLVGQKAYYPTDELGSKWEPREIPDDYKEIVKTKRETLIEAVADVDDDLMEMYLDGQDISIDDLKAAIRRATLNLEFYPVLAGSAYKDKGVQMMLDAVVDYLPSPLEVRPYVATDPNTGEEVDLVADDSKPFAALAFKIMTDPFVGRLTFMRVYTGTLKSGSYVQNTSSDHRERVGRLLQMHATSRTEIEEVFSGDIAAAIGLKNTTTGDSLTDVDHPLILESMEFPEPVIELAIEPKTKADQDKLANALQKLAEEDPSFRATTNPETGDTLIAGMGELQLDIMVDRMRREFNVEATVGAPQVAYREAFTKDVKARGFFKRQSGGKGQYGDVWIEFAPNDEGEGFEFEDAIVGGVVPREYIPSVEAGLKEAMQAGPLAGFPLVDLKAKLYDGSYHDVDSSEAAFKIAASLALKEASKTAGAVILEPIMAVDIVVPEENLGDVMGHVSARRGLIEGQENRGPVLAVKAKVPLSEMFGYATTLRSATQGRGTFQMVFDHYEAVPKNVQEEIIKAEGKEG
- the rpsL gene encoding 30S ribosomal protein S12, which produces MPTINQLVRKSRKSQATKSNSPALNYSYNSMKKKETKNVAPQKRGVATRVGTMTPKKPNSALRKYARVRLSNLYEVTAYIPGIGHNLQEHSVVLIRGGRVKDLPGVRYHVIRGALDTAGVEGRMTSRSKYGTKAPKK